In Arvicanthis niloticus isolate mArvNil1 unplaced genomic scaffold, mArvNil1.pat.X pat_scaffold_1069_arrow_ctg1, whole genome shotgun sequence, the following are encoded in one genomic region:
- the LOC117701437 gene encoding olfactory receptor 51D1: protein MSQPLVPLIATPNGSLAHPAHFLLVGIPGLGLNIHFWLAFPLCLMYAVATLGNLAIIFIIRVERRLHEPMYLFLAMLSTIDLVLSSVTMPKMASLFLTGIQEIEFNICLTQMFLIHALSAMESAVLLAMAFDRFVAICYPLRHASVLTGPTVAKIGLASLARGFVFFFPLPFLLKRLSYCQTHTVTHSFCLHQDIMKLSCTDTKVNVVYGLFIILSVMGVDSLFIGFSYILILRAVLELSTRGAALKAFNTCISHLCAVLVFYVPLIGLSVVHRLGGPTSLVHVVMANIYLLLPPVVNPIVYGAKTKEIRSRVIRMFSQDGR, encoded by the coding sequence ATGTCACAGCCCTTGGTCCCTCTCATTGCCACTCCAAATGGAAGTTTGGCCCATCCGGCCCATTTTCTACTGGTAGGCATCCCTGGCCTGGGACTCAATATCCACTTTTGGCTGGCTTTCCCCTTATGTCTTATGTATGCAGTGGCCACACTGGGCAACCTGGCCATCATCTTCATCATTCGTGTGGAGAGGCGCTTGCATGAGCCCATGTACCTCTTCCtcgccatgctttccaccattgacttggtcctctcctctgttacCATGCCCAAAATGGCCAGTCTGTTCCTAACTGGCATTCAGGAGATTGAGTTCAACATTTGCTTGACCCAAATGTTCCTTATTCATGCCCTATCAGCCATGGAGTCTGCTGTCCTGCTGGCCATGGCTTTTGACCGCTTTGTGGCCATCTGCTACCCGTTAAGGCATGCGTCTGTGCTCACAGGGCCTACTGTGGCCAAGATTGGGCTAGCTTCCCTTGCCAGGGGATTTGTGTTCTTCTTTCCATTGCCCTTCCTTTTGAAGCGTCTGTCATACTGCCAAACACATACTGTCACAcactccttctgtcttcaccaaGATATTATGAAGCTATCCTGTACTGATACCAAAGTCAATGTCGTTTATGGGCTCTTCATCATCCTCTCAGTCATGGGTGTGGACTCCCTTTTCATTGGTTTTTCCTATATCCTCATCCTGAGGGCTGTGTTGGAGCTGTCAACTCGAGGAGCAGCACTCAAGGCTTTTAACACGTGCATCTCCCACCTCTGTGCTGTCCTGGTCTTCTATGTACCCCTCATTGGACTATCAGTGGTGCATAGGCTGGGTGGTCCCACATCTCTAGTCCATGTGGTTATGGCTAATATCTATCTCCTGCTACCACCTGTAGTCAATCCCATTGTGTATGGAGCGAAGACCAAGGAGATCCGTTCAAGGGTTATCCGTATGTTTTCACAAGATGGCAGGTGA